One genomic window of Paenibacillus xylanilyticus includes the following:
- a CDS encoding beta-galactosidase — protein sequence MTYKYPPVSTKVPHMLHGADYNPEQWLKYPEVLEEDIRLMKLAKCNVMSIGIFSWVSLEPEEGVYTFEWLDRVLDIFAANGIYAFLATPSGARPAWMSAKYPEVLRVGANRVRNLHGFRHNHCYTSPVYREKVTAINTKLAERYSQHPAIIGWHISNEFGGDCHCDYCQEAFRGWVKNKYGTLDELNHSWWTTFWSHTVTDWSQVESPSPHGETQVHAMNLDWRRFVTDQTADFIVHETKPLKASNPDLPVTTNLMEFYEGLNYWKFADILDFLSWDSYPTWHDADEEDKQASRIAMMHDIVRSIKGGRPFLLMESTPSSTNWQETSKLKRPGMHLLSSLQAVAHGSDSVQYFQWRKSRGSSEKLHGAVVDHVGHEHTRVFKDVTDVGTALEGMEAVVGTSVPSEVAIIFDWENRWAVKDSQGPRNIGVKYEQTVEWHYDAFWEKGVPVDVIDMEADLSKYKLLIAPMLYLVREGVGERIERFVENGGTFVGTYWSGIVNENDLCFLGGFPGPLRKTLGIWSEEIDGLHDRDQNGAIPVSGNELGLQAEYDAIELCDLIHLEGAKTLATYRSDFYAGRPALTVNRLGSGKAYYIATRFTAPFYDDFYGKLIADLGIERALDTKLPAGVTAHLRTDGTSDYVFVQNYTPETKQLELDKQSYTDLLHGDEVHAQLDLQPYDIRVLRRPAERK from the coding sequence ATGACTTATAAATATCCACCTGTAAGTACGAAGGTGCCGCACATGCTGCATGGTGCAGATTATAATCCGGAGCAATGGCTTAAATATCCTGAGGTGCTGGAAGAAGATATCCGCCTGATGAAGCTTGCCAAGTGCAACGTGATGTCCATTGGCATCTTCTCGTGGGTATCCCTTGAACCAGAGGAAGGTGTATACACCTTTGAATGGTTGGATCGTGTGTTGGATATATTTGCTGCGAATGGAATCTACGCCTTTCTCGCGACGCCGAGTGGTGCAAGACCTGCCTGGATGTCCGCCAAATACCCGGAAGTATTGCGTGTAGGAGCCAATCGGGTTCGCAACCTGCACGGTTTCCGTCATAACCATTGCTATACATCTCCCGTATACCGGGAAAAGGTAACGGCGATCAATACCAAACTCGCCGAACGTTATTCGCAACATCCTGCGATTATCGGCTGGCATATTTCCAATGAATTTGGCGGAGACTGCCATTGTGACTATTGTCAGGAGGCTTTTCGCGGCTGGGTGAAAAATAAATACGGCACGCTTGATGAATTGAATCATTCCTGGTGGACTACGTTCTGGAGCCATACGGTTACAGACTGGAGTCAGGTGGAATCCCCTTCGCCGCATGGTGAGACACAGGTGCATGCCATGAATCTGGACTGGCGCCGGTTCGTTACGGATCAGACAGCAGACTTCATCGTGCATGAAACCAAGCCGCTCAAAGCAAGTAATCCGGATCTGCCCGTCACCACAAATCTGATGGAATTCTATGAAGGGTTGAACTACTGGAAGTTTGCCGATATTCTGGACTTCCTGTCCTGGGACAGCTACCCGACATGGCATGATGCGGACGAGGAAGATAAACAGGCCTCCAGAATAGCAATGATGCATGACATCGTTCGTTCGATCAAAGGCGGGCGGCCGTTCCTGCTGATGGAGAGTACGCCAAGTTCTACGAACTGGCAGGAGACCAGCAAGCTGAAACGTCCAGGCATGCATCTGCTGTCTTCTCTTCAAGCGGTAGCGCATGGTTCAGATAGTGTGCAGTACTTCCAATGGAGAAAGAGCAGAGGCTCCAGCGAGAAACTGCATGGCGCTGTCGTGGATCATGTTGGACATGAACACACACGTGTGTTCAAGGATGTGACGGACGTAGGCACAGCTCTTGAAGGAATGGAAGCAGTTGTAGGCACGTCCGTACCGTCAGAAGTGGCCATCATTTTCGATTGGGAGAACCGCTGGGCAGTGAAGGATTCCCAGGGACCACGTAATATTGGCGTGAAGTATGAGCAGACGGTAGAGTGGCATTATGATGCATTTTGGGAAAAAGGAGTACCTGTGGACGTGATCGATATGGAAGCGGATCTCTCCAAGTACAAATTGCTGATCGCACCGATGCTCTACCTTGTGCGGGAAGGTGTAGGCGAACGGATTGAGCGATTTGTCGAAAATGGCGGTACATTCGTCGGAACCTATTGGTCAGGGATCGTCAATGAGAATGACCTATGCTTCCTGGGAGGTTTCCCCGGCCCGCTTCGCAAAACGCTTGGAATCTGGTCCGAAGAGATCGACGGATTGCATGACCGGGATCAGAATGGGGCGATTCCTGTGAGCGGAAACGAGCTCGGTCTGCAGGCTGAATACGATGCCATCGAATTATGTGATCTCATCCATCTGGAAGGGGCGAAGACGCTGGCAACCTATCGTTCAGACTTTTATGCCGGTCGGCCTGCATTGACCGTTAACCGATTGGGATCGGGTAAAGCGTATTATATCGCTACTCGTTTCACTGCACCGTTCTATGATGATTTCTATGGCAAGCTGATTGCCGATCTGGGAATTGAACGTGCACTCGATACCAAACTTCCGGCAGGAGTCACTGCGCATCTGCGGACGGATGGTACATCCGATTATGTATTTGTACAGAACTATACGCCGGAAACCAAGCAGCTTGAACTGGACAAGCAATCTTATACGGACCTGCTACATGGCGATGAAGTTCATGCCCAGTTGGATCTGCAGCCGTATGACATTCGCGTCTTGAGAAGACCGGCTGAACGAAAATAA
- a CDS encoding NAD-dependent malic enzyme has protein sequence MNQRNLDGNSIIIRLEMTTKDIKFGEVASAISEAGGDIIAIDVISTNQDVSVRDLTVAVTDAQDNSKIIEAVRQLKGVSIINVSDRTFLLHLGGKIEVTPKTPIHNREDLSRVYTPDVARVCSAIADEPGKAFSLTIKRNTVAVVSDGSAVLGLGNIGPRAAMPVMEGKAMLFKQFAGVDAFPICLDTQDTEEIIRTVKAISPAFGGINLEDISSPRCFEIERRLNEELDIPVFHDDQHGTAVVLYAGLINALKLVGKSINDVKIVVCGIGAAGVACSNILLSAGATRLIGVDREGAIVRTQTYENEVWSDYASRTNPELESGSLRDVIRGADVFIGLSRGNLLTREDVQSMAEDPIVFAMANPVPEIMPAVAEDIVAVMATGRSDYPNQINNVLCFPGMFRAVLDCRATEINEEMKLAAAKAIASAISDEERTRYYIIPSVFNEKVVKSIRKRVVEAAVRTGVARRVPREQAREGGEE, from the coding sequence ATGAATCAGAGAAATCTGGACGGCAACAGCATTATTATTCGGCTGGAAATGACAACGAAAGATATCAAGTTTGGCGAAGTGGCCTCGGCCATCTCGGAAGCTGGGGGAGACATCATTGCCATCGACGTGATTTCGACCAATCAGGATGTGAGCGTGCGCGACTTGACCGTTGCGGTAACGGATGCGCAGGATAACAGCAAAATCATAGAAGCGGTACGCCAGCTCAAAGGTGTATCCATTATTAACGTGTCTGACCGTACGTTTCTGCTGCACCTTGGCGGCAAAATCGAAGTCACTCCCAAAACGCCGATTCATAACCGGGAAGACTTGTCACGTGTTTATACACCCGATGTGGCTCGTGTATGTTCGGCGATTGCCGATGAACCGGGCAAGGCATTTTCGCTGACCATCAAACGGAACACGGTGGCCGTTGTATCCGATGGCAGTGCCGTGCTCGGACTGGGGAACATTGGACCTCGCGCAGCAATGCCGGTCATGGAAGGAAAGGCTATGCTGTTTAAGCAATTTGCGGGTGTGGATGCATTCCCGATCTGCCTGGACACACAGGATACCGAGGAGATCATTCGCACAGTGAAAGCGATTTCACCTGCTTTTGGCGGTATTAATCTGGAGGATATCTCCTCTCCACGATGCTTTGAAATTGAACGAAGACTGAATGAGGAACTGGACATTCCCGTCTTTCATGATGACCAGCATGGTACCGCAGTTGTGTTATATGCGGGTCTGATTAATGCGCTTAAACTTGTCGGTAAATCCATTAATGATGTGAAAATCGTCGTCTGTGGTATTGGCGCCGCAGGGGTGGCCTGCAGCAATATTCTCCTGTCCGCTGGAGCCACCCGGTTAATCGGTGTTGACCGTGAGGGAGCTATTGTACGGACACAAACCTATGAAAACGAGGTATGGAGTGATTATGCTTCGCGTACCAATCCGGAGCTGGAGTCAGGTTCATTGCGGGATGTCATTCGCGGAGCAGACGTGTTTATCGGATTATCCCGCGGTAATCTGTTAACCCGCGAAGATGTGCAATCCATGGCTGAGGACCCTATCGTATTTGCAATGGCAAATCCGGTACCGGAGATTATGCCGGCTGTAGCGGAGGATATCGTGGCCGTCATGGCTACAGGCCGTTCGGATTATCCGAATCAGATTAATAACGTGCTTTGTTTCCCGGGGATGTTCAGAGCCGTTCTGGACTGCCGTGCGACGGAGATTAATGAAGAAATGAAACTCGCAGCCGCCAAGGCCATTGCTTCTGCCATCTCGGATGAGGAACGTACACGATATTATATTATTCCAAGCGTATTCAACGAGAAGGTGGTCAAGTCGATCCGTAAGCGTGTAGTTGAAGCTGCAGTGAGAACTGGTGTTGCCCGGCGTGTGCCGCGTGAACAGGCCCGAGAAGGCGGGGAAGAGTAA
- a CDS encoding ABC transporter permease has product MRTLKRTWPFHVMLLPAIIFLIIFSYVPMGGIVMAFQNYKPWLGISGSEWVGLDNFRYLFEREDSLQVIWNTLIIAVLKLIFNLFVPFVFAILLNEVRKMAIQRTIQTLVYLPHFLSWVILGGILIDLLSTGGLVNRVLGTFGLGPYFFLGDNSLFRPTIILTDVWKEFGYNMIVFLAALAGINPALYEAAEIDGAGRWKQTLHITIPSLVPMLMVVGTLALGNVLNAGFDQIFNLYNPLVYQTGDIIDTFVYRSALENGEMGFATAIGLFKSVISMVLILVSYSLAKKYAGYRIF; this is encoded by the coding sequence ATGAGAACTTTGAAACGAACTTGGCCATTTCACGTAATGCTGCTGCCAGCCATCATCTTTCTGATTATATTCAGTTATGTGCCTATGGGCGGAATTGTTATGGCATTTCAGAACTACAAACCATGGCTCGGCATCAGCGGCTCGGAGTGGGTCGGGCTTGATAATTTTAGATATTTGTTTGAACGCGAGGACAGCCTGCAGGTCATTTGGAATACATTGATCATTGCTGTGCTAAAACTCATCTTTAACTTGTTTGTCCCGTTTGTGTTTGCAATTCTGCTCAATGAGGTTCGCAAGATGGCGATCCAGCGAACGATTCAAACCTTGGTGTATCTGCCTCACTTCTTGTCATGGGTCATCCTGGGCGGAATTCTGATTGATCTGTTATCCACCGGAGGACTGGTGAACCGGGTACTCGGGACATTCGGACTTGGGCCATATTTCTTCCTTGGCGATAACAGCTTGTTCCGACCAACGATCATTCTAACGGATGTGTGGAAGGAATTCGGCTATAACATGATTGTTTTCCTGGCTGCCCTTGCCGGCATCAACCCGGCGCTGTATGAAGCAGCAGAGATTGACGGAGCGGGTCGCTGGAAGCAGACGCTGCATATTACCATCCCGTCTCTTGTACCGATGCTGATGGTGGTTGGAACACTGGCACTGGGCAACGTGCTTAACGCCGGGTTCGATCAGATTTTCAACCTGTACAACCCGCTCGTATATCAAACGGGCGACATTATTGATACATTCGTATATCGCTCTGCGCTGGAAAATGGAGAGATGGGCTTCGCGACCGCGATTGGATTGTTTAAATCGGTCATCAGCATGGTCTTGATCCTGGTATCATACAGCCTAGCCAAAAAATACGCCGGATATCGTATATTCTAA
- a CDS encoding carbohydrate ABC transporter permease, which yields MYHKSTPYRVFNVINICFLILVAIMCIVPMIHVLAVSFSNKAAADANLVSLWPVGFSLEAYKKTMNNPIFLNSLWISLLRTVIGTGITLLITFLAAYPLSKENNEFKGRTVYSWIFVFSMIFNGGLVPFYMVIQKIGLMDSFWVLVLPGAVNTFLVILMLNFFRGIPKELEEAALMDGANHFRTLFSIFLPISMPSIATIALFSMVFHWNSWFDGLLYMNNAKDYPLATFMQTVIIKRDMSTMAMNPKEMETISQTTVRAAQIFIGSAPILIVYPFLQRFFVKGMTLGSVKG from the coding sequence ATGTATCATAAATCAACGCCTTATCGCGTGTTCAACGTCATTAATATTTGTTTTCTCATTTTGGTTGCCATTATGTGTATTGTACCGATGATTCATGTCCTGGCTGTATCCTTCAGTAACAAGGCTGCCGCTGACGCCAACCTCGTCAGCCTCTGGCCGGTAGGATTCTCACTTGAAGCATACAAAAAAACGATGAATAATCCGATTTTCCTAAATTCTCTCTGGATTTCCTTGCTGCGGACCGTTATTGGTACGGGAATTACGTTGCTGATTACCTTTTTGGCGGCGTACCCGTTGTCGAAAGAAAATAATGAATTTAAAGGAAGAACCGTCTATTCGTGGATTTTCGTTTTTAGTATGATTTTCAATGGGGGACTGGTTCCCTTCTATATGGTTATTCAGAAAATCGGCCTAATGGATTCCTTCTGGGTGCTGGTGCTGCCGGGAGCCGTTAATACCTTCCTCGTTATTCTGATGTTAAACTTCTTCCGGGGTATTCCGAAAGAGCTTGAGGAAGCGGCGCTGATGGATGGAGCGAATCACTTCAGAACGTTGTTCAGTATTTTCCTGCCGATCTCCATGCCATCGATCGCAACCATTGCACTGTTCAGCATGGTATTTCACTGGAACTCATGGTTTGACGGACTGCTCTACATGAACAATGCTAAGGATTATCCGCTGGCTACGTTCATGCAGACCGTCATTATTAAGCGTGATATGAGTACGATGGCCATGAACCCGAAAGAGATGGAGACCATATCTCAAACCACGGTAAGAGCTGCACAAATCTTTATCGGAAGCGCCCCAATTCTGATTGTGTACCCGTTCCTGCAGCGTTTCTTTGTTAAAGGCATGACACTGGGTTCAGTTAAAGGCTGA
- a CDS encoding glycoside hydrolase family 53 protein codes for MSNLENKPFILGMDVSFMDEIEQHGGSYSDTDGREQDLLSILKLNGANAIRLRIWNDPVGGFCNLERTVTIAKRIKEQGLQFLLDFHYSDRWADPANQWKPKAWENLSYEELQRAVCTYTADVLRTLQEHDALPDMVQVGNEITPGMLWDEGRVSGEEHDTDEQWERFAGLVKYGIAAVKSVDSNINIMIHIDRGGDNVESRKFYDRFEALGVEFDTIGLSYYPWWHGTLDALRDNLHDLAARYGKPINVVETAYPWTLEQPEDHEWILNQEDLLLPGYPASVEGQARYLQDLLQIIREVPGGLGQGFYYWEPAWIPSKPEWSVGHPNNWGNLTMFDFKGRKLESFTALKADVTSEESETDTPKGSALIR; via the coding sequence GTGAGCAACTTGGAGAATAAGCCATTCATTCTTGGGATGGATGTGTCTTTTATGGATGAAATCGAACAGCATGGAGGGAGCTACAGCGACACGGACGGCAGGGAACAGGACCTGCTGTCCATCCTGAAGCTGAACGGTGCCAATGCGATTCGGCTGCGGATCTGGAACGATCCTGTCGGAGGATTCTGCAATCTGGAGCGAACCGTAACGATTGCCAAGCGGATCAAAGAACAAGGGCTGCAATTTCTGCTCGACTTCCATTACTCGGATCGCTGGGCAGACCCGGCCAACCAGTGGAAGCCCAAGGCGTGGGAGAATCTGTCTTATGAAGAGCTTCAGCGGGCGGTGTGCACCTATACAGCAGATGTGCTTCGCACGTTACAAGAACATGACGCGCTGCCTGACATGGTACAAGTCGGGAATGAAATTACCCCTGGCATGCTGTGGGATGAAGGACGAGTGAGCGGTGAAGAGCATGACACTGACGAGCAGTGGGAACGTTTTGCAGGCCTGGTGAAGTACGGTATTGCTGCTGTTAAATCCGTTGATTCCAATATCAACATCATGATCCATATTGATCGTGGCGGGGATAACGTGGAAAGCCGGAAGTTTTACGACCGTTTCGAAGCACTTGGCGTGGAGTTCGATACGATTGGACTCTCGTACTATCCATGGTGGCATGGAACACTGGACGCGCTGCGTGACAATTTGCATGACCTGGCCGCCAGATACGGCAAGCCCATTAACGTGGTTGAAACCGCTTATCCCTGGACACTGGAGCAACCCGAAGATCACGAGTGGATTCTGAATCAGGAAGATCTGCTGCTGCCAGGTTATCCGGCAAGTGTGGAAGGCCAAGCGCGCTACCTGCAGGACTTACTTCAGATTATTCGTGAGGTTCCGGGAGGATTGGGTCAAGGTTTTTACTACTGGGAGCCTGCATGGATTCCGAGTAAGCCGGAATGGTCTGTTGGACATCCGAACAACTGGGGCAATTTGACGATGTTTGATTTTAAAGGCCGCAAATTGGAATCGTTTACAGCTTTGAAGGCTGATGTAACTTCGGAAGAATCCGAAACGGATACGCCGAAGGGCTCAGCATTGATCAGATAG